Proteins encoded by one window of Cucurbita pepo subsp. pepo cultivar mu-cu-16 chromosome LG14, ASM280686v2, whole genome shotgun sequence:
- the LOC111810464 gene encoding gibberellin-regulated protein 14-like, whose amino-acid sequence MEKFPLFTVLILFSAFTAVVFGYDSPAAAPKPTKTAHSPSPAHSPVVSPPTHSASPLTSPTSSPPAKTPAISPSLATPPPVSPPKAPAAAPVSSPAASPVVSGVSPPSPLPSDASPVTAPVGAPVEPEIPANPITGGTPVETPSIFPSSSSPPMSTPASLAPETAELPGKDASASGKYRIGAEVILSGLSLWAVWAF is encoded by the coding sequence ATGGAGAAATTTCCTCTGTTTACTGTTCTGATTTTGTTTTCGGCCTTCACCGCCGTCGTTTTCGGTTACGATTCGCCGGCCGCCGCCCCAAAACCCACTAAAACGGCGCATTCTCCGTCTCCGGCGCATTCGCCGGTGGTTTCGCCGCCGACTCACTCTGCATCTCCGTTGACTTCTCCGACTTCTTCTCCACCGGCGAAAACTCCGGCTATTTCTCCGTCCTTGGCGACCCCACCACCGGTATCTCCTCCGAAGGCTCCGGCTGCTGCGCCTGTTTCTTCGCCGGCGGCTAGTCCGGTAGTGAGTGGAGTTTCTCCGCCATCTCCTCTGCCTTCCGATGCTTCTCCGGTGACTGCACCGGTCGGAGCTCCAGTGGAACCAGAAATCCCGGCAAACCCAATCACTGGAGGGACTCCTGTGGAGACGCCGTCGATATTTCCGTCGAGTAGCAGCCCGCCAATGTCGACACCGGCGAGCCTAGCACCGGAAACGGCAGAGCTGCCTGGAAAGGACGCGTCGGCGTCAGGGAAGTACAGAATCGGGGCGGAGGTTATTTTGAGTGGGCTGTCTTTATGGGCCGTTTGGGCCTTTTGA